A stretch of Usitatibacter palustris DNA encodes these proteins:
- a CDS encoding prenyltransferase — protein MSNAAPTRKRIWVDLLVYPTHTLPIAAAPVMVGAALASHDHVFAPMAVALAFLGSWLIHLAGLFTDTHELLRRYPQEVEHPDLTNALRDGTLTLGQLKVAIAACLLVVIPVAVCFLVVGGVNALAIGVVGVVASFGYSVSARPYTTLGIAEPIFFAMFGIVAIAGTYYAQIAWLAAAASQPVPSLAALPPAAYLVGLPVGALVTNILLIDDLEDRQFDTRKGWRTVAVCFGPAGSRLLYCLLSLLAYLAPLVLWALGYTAWVLLPLVTLPLALRILPVVMTHDDEPTLEPMTAKAALLTFTYAALLAIGIAAG, from the coding sequence TTGAGCAACGCGGCACCAACGCGCAAACGCATCTGGGTCGACCTCCTGGTCTATCCGACCCATACCTTGCCGATTGCGGCGGCGCCGGTGATGGTGGGTGCCGCACTGGCCTCGCATGATCACGTGTTCGCGCCGATGGCTGTCGCGCTCGCTTTCCTGGGCAGCTGGCTCATCCATCTCGCGGGCCTTTTCACCGACACCCACGAGCTGCTGCGCCGGTATCCGCAAGAGGTCGAGCATCCCGATCTCACGAACGCCCTGCGGGACGGCACGCTCACCCTCGGCCAGCTCAAGGTCGCGATCGCCGCTTGCCTCCTGGTGGTGATCCCGGTCGCGGTGTGTTTCCTGGTCGTGGGCGGAGTGAATGCGCTCGCGATCGGCGTCGTGGGCGTGGTCGCAAGCTTCGGGTACTCGGTGAGCGCGCGTCCCTACACGACGCTTGGCATCGCCGAACCCATATTCTTTGCGATGTTCGGGATCGTCGCCATCGCGGGAACCTACTACGCGCAGATCGCGTGGCTCGCGGCCGCGGCCTCGCAGCCCGTGCCCAGCCTGGCGGCACTACCCCCTGCGGCATACCTCGTCGGGCTGCCGGTGGGCGCGCTCGTGACCAACATCCTCCTCATCGACGACCTGGAGGATCGACAGTTCGACACGCGCAAGGGATGGCGCACGGTGGCCGTCTGCTTCGGTCCCGCGGGAAGCCGGCTGCTCTACTGCCTCCTGTCATTGCTTGCCTATCTCGCGCCCCTCGTTCTCTGGGCACTCGGATACACCGCATGGGTCCTGCTTCCCCTCGTCACGTTGCCGCTGGCATTGCGAATCCTGCCGGTCGTCATGACCCACGACGACGAGCCGACCCTCGAGCCGATGACCGCGAAAGCGGCGCTGCTGACGTTCACAT
- a CDS encoding alpha-2-macroglobulin family protein, which translates to MFRSLFAAVAAPLLLAAAPAWAAKVDAFSPQGESKGVRQVAVRFSDPMVAFGDPRLDDPFTVKCEGDPAALKGKGRWADATNWVYDFDADLPAGQRCRFSLKVGAKTSDNVALTGKRDFDFHTGGPAVVVSMPREGHTAVDEEQAFILLFDGPVDPASLNHLWCEAKGINERIPTTLLTDKEARDILAANKQLAYRYYRLWFKGPRPIPIHDFRLEDKRFQTMPLVGVRCSRKLPNAAEMSVVVGEGVKTRTGIPRGVEQRLAYQVRPAFTLTFRCQKVNKDAQCLPATPMTLSFNSPVPRELASRVWLKSANRVQRGEIDPKVNVVDSIRFDGPFAESANFTIELPKDFKDDAGRVPSNAASFPLAVKTDVYPPLVKFPGRFGILEAGNATLPITVRGIEPDMKGVQVDTTASSGEPIPGKTMRVDNDEEQILKRFFAYMKRTEISPWEGRKNSQTGDITAIEASDKSTPVKLPRPAAGRTLEVIGIPLPKPGFYLVEFESPRLGSALHGVPDKPYFVSTSVLVTNYAVHLKHGRENSLVWVTSLADGKPVRDAKVTVRDCRGKLHFEGKTDGDGIAVAGDKLPQLRGYPPCPLIAFARVGEDVSFTFSNWREGIEPWNFGMNTGYWKQRPLSIHTVFDRTLFRAGETVSMKHIARVTSGNGFKMPAADQYPKMASLFHAGTGQKVELQVKFDAQGVAESTWAIPKEAKLGQYYLQWEYRGSLESNANFRVEAFRVPLMRASLAAPKEAQIRATKTKVDAAVNYLAGGPASNLPVKVRHRIEPRGVGFAEYGDFMFNGEEVKEGTRSGADPWATYDPESDDEGAQETEAEAAGPISTKTYTLDAAGTAALTFEKLPVSPKPANLVVEMEYADPNGELLSTSTRVALHPSSLYVGIRPDGWAATKAGVNAQVVVVDTSGKPVAGRQVVVDVFERQTYSSRRRVLGGFYAYDSITETKKIGTGCTGTTDARGLIFCSAKPGKGGELLLVARVQDDQKRTSFGMTSLWVIGEDDWWFDPSSNDRMELVAEKRRYEPGENAKLQVRMPFRSATVLVTVEREGVLSHKVVTLQGKGPVVDVPMLGHYGPNVYVSALAVRGRVGGADAPKPTGLVDLAKPAYKLGMTNINVGRREYELKVKVTPDREVFKVREKARVAIEVTDSSGKPAANGEIALAAVDEGLLELMNNASWNILDALLGQRPQEVSTATAQGHVIGKRHFGKKAVAAGGGGGREGARELFDTLLLWKGRVPLDANGRATVEIPLNDSLTSFRIVAVSHSGVAKFGEGHTTIRTTQDLMLFSGLPPVMREQDDFTAMFTVRNTTAAPLDTRLQWTVYDRAADDKARKSIGTGESRVTLAANESRIVSAPYKVPVDVRKLHWEVTATTSGGARDTLRVGQDVTPVHPVRVYQATLARMDKPTIFYVERPADAIPGRGSIRVELMGTLVGDMVAVREWFNYYPYSCMEQRASKAIGLRAESLWRGVAASLPNYQDRDGLVRYFPNEMLEGSDALTAYLVQIADADKREWEPSSLNRMLSGLEAFATGKIVRGSALPTADLTVRKLAAIEALSRHERAKPEMLDSIGIDPARWPTSALIDWIGILKRVPVKDAATKLEQAHSILRSRLNFQGTVMTFSTERSDALWWLMVSTDVNANRALLAVLEEGAWKEDIGRLVRGALSRQLRGVWSTTVANAWGTVAMERYAEVFEKVPATGTTVVSFSHSDHKMEVGADRVMKDFAWPAQRERLALEHKGEGKPWVIVQSRAALPLKQPLETGYKIRRTVKSVEQKDPSAYSRGDVYRVTLEIEAQSDMTWVVVDDPIPSGATILGSGLGGDSATLTRGERREGWAWPAYIERTFSAYRAYYAYVPKGKFTVEYTARLNNAGRFDLPATRVEAMYAPEMLGETPNPSIEVKP; encoded by the coding sequence ATGTTCCGCAGCTTGTTCGCCGCCGTCGCAGCCCCCCTCCTCCTTGCCGCCGCGCCCGCCTGGGCCGCCAAGGTCGATGCGTTCTCGCCCCAGGGGGAGTCCAAGGGCGTGCGACAGGTGGCCGTGCGCTTCTCGGACCCGATGGTCGCGTTCGGCGACCCGCGGCTCGACGACCCCTTCACCGTGAAGTGCGAAGGCGATCCGGCGGCGCTCAAGGGCAAGGGCCGCTGGGCGGACGCCACGAACTGGGTCTACGACTTCGATGCCGACCTTCCCGCGGGCCAGCGCTGTCGTTTCAGCCTCAAGGTCGGCGCCAAGACTTCGGACAACGTGGCACTCACCGGCAAGCGTGACTTCGATTTCCACACGGGCGGCCCGGCGGTCGTGGTCTCGATGCCGCGCGAAGGCCACACGGCGGTCGACGAAGAGCAGGCCTTCATTCTCCTGTTCGACGGCCCCGTGGATCCGGCGTCGCTGAACCACCTGTGGTGCGAGGCGAAGGGCATCAACGAGCGCATCCCGACCACGCTCCTCACCGACAAGGAAGCGCGCGACATCCTCGCCGCGAACAAGCAGCTCGCCTATCGCTACTACCGCCTCTGGTTCAAGGGTCCGCGCCCGATTCCGATCCACGACTTCCGCCTCGAGGACAAGCGCTTCCAGACGATGCCCCTCGTCGGCGTGCGTTGCTCACGAAAGCTTCCCAACGCCGCGGAGATGTCGGTGGTCGTCGGCGAAGGCGTAAAGACCCGCACGGGCATTCCCCGCGGCGTCGAGCAGCGCCTCGCGTACCAGGTCCGCCCCGCGTTCACGCTCACCTTCCGCTGCCAGAAGGTGAACAAGGACGCGCAGTGCCTGCCCGCCACCCCGATGACGCTCTCCTTCAATTCCCCCGTGCCGCGCGAGCTCGCCTCCAGGGTGTGGTTGAAGTCCGCCAACCGCGTGCAGCGCGGCGAGATCGACCCGAAGGTGAACGTGGTCGATTCGATCCGCTTCGACGGCCCTTTCGCCGAGAGCGCGAACTTCACGATCGAGCTGCCGAAGGACTTCAAGGACGACGCGGGCCGCGTGCCCAGCAACGCCGCGTCCTTCCCGCTCGCCGTGAAGACCGATGTCTACCCGCCGCTCGTGAAGTTCCCGGGGCGCTTCGGCATTCTCGAGGCGGGCAACGCAACGCTCCCGATCACCGTGCGCGGCATCGAGCCCGACATGAAGGGCGTGCAGGTCGATACAACCGCCTCATCGGGCGAACCAATTCCCGGCAAGACGATGCGCGTGGACAACGACGAGGAGCAGATCCTCAAGCGCTTCTTCGCGTACATGAAGCGCACCGAGATCTCGCCGTGGGAAGGTCGCAAGAATTCGCAGACCGGTGACATCACCGCCATCGAGGCGAGCGACAAGTCCACGCCGGTGAAGCTGCCGCGCCCCGCCGCCGGCCGCACGCTCGAGGTGATCGGCATTCCGCTCCCGAAGCCCGGCTTCTATCTCGTCGAGTTCGAAAGCCCGCGCCTGGGCTCGGCGCTGCACGGCGTTCCCGACAAGCCCTACTTCGTCTCCACCAGCGTTCTCGTCACCAACTACGCCGTGCACCTCAAGCACGGCCGCGAGAACTCGCTCGTGTGGGTCACGTCGCTCGCCGACGGCAAGCCCGTGCGCGATGCGAAGGTCACGGTGCGAGATTGCCGCGGCAAGCTCCACTTCGAAGGCAAGACCGACGGCGACGGCATCGCGGTGGCCGGCGACAAGCTGCCGCAGCTGCGTGGCTACCCGCCCTGCCCGCTCATCGCCTTCGCGCGCGTGGGCGAGGACGTCTCCTTCACGTTCTCCAACTGGCGCGAAGGCATCGAGCCGTGGAACTTCGGCATGAACACGGGCTACTGGAAGCAGCGGCCGCTCTCGATCCACACCGTGTTCGACCGCACGCTCTTCCGCGCCGGCGAGACGGTGAGCATGAAGCACATCGCGCGCGTGACCAGCGGCAACGGCTTCAAGATGCCCGCCGCCGACCAGTACCCGAAGATGGCGAGCCTCTTCCACGCGGGCACGGGCCAGAAGGTGGAGCTCCAGGTCAAGTTCGACGCGCAGGGTGTGGCTGAATCGACCTGGGCGATTCCGAAGGAAGCGAAGCTCGGGCAGTACTACCTGCAGTGGGAATATCGCGGGTCCCTCGAATCGAACGCGAACTTCCGCGTGGAGGCTTTCCGCGTGCCGCTCATGCGTGCCAGCCTCGCTGCGCCCAAGGAAGCGCAGATTCGCGCGACCAAGACGAAGGTGGATGCCGCGGTGAATTACCTCGCGGGCGGTCCGGCTTCGAACCTGCCCGTGAAGGTGCGTCACCGCATCGAACCGCGCGGTGTCGGCTTCGCGGAGTACGGCGACTTCATGTTCAACGGCGAAGAGGTCAAGGAAGGCACACGGTCCGGCGCCGATCCGTGGGCGACCTACGATCCGGAATCCGATGACGAGGGCGCGCAGGAGACCGAAGCCGAAGCCGCCGGCCCCATCAGCACCAAGACCTACACGCTCGACGCCGCGGGTACTGCCGCGCTCACTTTCGAAAAACTCCCGGTGAGCCCAAAGCCCGCGAACCTCGTCGTGGAAATGGAATACGCCGATCCCAATGGCGAGCTCCTCTCTACTTCCACGCGTGTCGCGCTGCATCCCTCATCGCTCTACGTCGGCATTCGTCCCGACGGATGGGCGGCGACGAAGGCCGGCGTGAATGCGCAGGTGGTCGTGGTCGATACGTCGGGCAAGCCCGTTGCGGGCCGCCAGGTCGTGGTCGATGTCTTCGAGCGCCAGACGTATTCGAGCCGCCGCCGCGTGCTCGGGGGCTTCTACGCGTACGACTCGATCACGGAAACGAAGAAGATCGGCACGGGCTGCACGGGCACGACCGACGCGCGCGGCCTCATCTTCTGTTCCGCGAAGCCCGGCAAGGGCGGCGAACTGCTGCTGGTCGCGCGCGTGCAGGACGACCAGAAGCGCACGTCCTTCGGCATGACGAGCCTCTGGGTGATCGGCGAGGACGACTGGTGGTTCGACCCTTCGAGCAACGATCGCATGGAGCTCGTGGCCGAGAAGCGCCGCTACGAGCCCGGCGAGAACGCCAAGCTGCAGGTCCGCATGCCCTTCCGCTCGGCCACAGTGTTGGTCACCGTCGAGCGCGAAGGTGTGCTCTCGCACAAGGTCGTGACGCTCCAGGGCAAAGGCCCGGTCGTCGATGTCCCGATGCTCGGGCACTACGGTCCCAACGTTTATGTCTCGGCGCTTGCTGTGCGCGGCCGCGTCGGAGGGGCCGATGCACCCAAGCCCACGGGCCTCGTCGATCTCGCCAAGCCTGCGTACAAGCTCGGCATGACCAACATCAACGTCGGCCGGCGCGAGTACGAGCTGAAGGTGAAGGTCACGCCCGATCGCGAAGTGTTCAAGGTGCGCGAGAAGGCGCGCGTCGCGATCGAGGTGACGGATTCGAGCGGCAAGCCCGCGGCCAATGGCGAGATCGCGCTCGCCGCCGTGGATGAGGGCCTGCTCGAACTCATGAACAACGCGTCCTGGAACATCCTGGACGCGCTGCTGGGTCAACGGCCGCAGGAAGTATCGACCGCGACGGCCCAGGGCCACGTGATCGGCAAGCGACACTTCGGCAAGAAGGCGGTGGCTGCAGGCGGTGGCGGAGGCCGCGAAGGTGCTCGCGAGCTCTTCGACACGCTCCTCCTCTGGAAGGGCCGCGTGCCGCTCGATGCCAACGGGCGCGCGACCGTCGAGATTCCGCTCAACGACTCGCTCACGAGCTTCCGCATCGTCGCCGTGTCGCATTCGGGTGTCGCGAAGTTCGGCGAGGGCCATACGACCATTCGCACGACGCAGGACCTGATGCTCTTCTCGGGCCTGCCGCCGGTCATGCGCGAGCAGGACGACTTCACCGCGATGTTCACGGTGCGCAACACCACCGCGGCGCCACTCGATACGCGTCTCCAATGGACCGTCTACGACCGTGCCGCCGACGACAAGGCTCGCAAGAGCATCGGCACGGGCGAGAGCCGCGTGACGCTCGCCGCGAACGAGTCTCGCATCGTGAGCGCGCCCTACAAGGTCCCGGTGGATGTGCGCAAGCTCCATTGGGAGGTGACGGCCACGACGTCGGGCGGCGCGCGCGACACGCTGCGTGTGGGCCAGGATGTGACACCCGTGCATCCGGTGCGCGTCTACCAGGCAACGCTCGCTCGCATGGACAAGCCCACGATCTTCTATGTGGAGCGTCCGGCCGATGCGATTCCGGGCCGCGGCAGCATCCGCGTGGAGCTGATGGGCACGCTGGTCGGCGACATGGTCGCCGTGCGCGAGTGGTTCAACTACTACCCGTACTCGTGCATGGAGCAGCGCGCGTCGAAGGCAATCGGCCTGCGTGCCGAAAGTCTCTGGCGTGGTGTTGCCGCCTCGCTTCCGAATTACCAGGACCGCGATGGCCTCGTGCGCTACTTCCCCAACGAGATGCTCGAAGGCAGCGACGCGCTCACCGCGTACCTGGTGCAGATCGCTGACGCCGACAAGCGCGAGTGGGAGCCCTCTTCCCTCAATCGCATGCTGAGCGGGCTCGAGGCGTTCGCCACTGGCAAGATCGTCCGGGGCAGCGCACTTCCGACGGCCGATCTCACGGTTCGCAAGCTCGCAGCGATCGAAGCGTTGTCACGTCACGAGCGCGCGAAGCCCGAGATGCTCGATTCCATCGGCATCGACCCGGCGCGCTGGCCCACCTCGGCGCTGATCGACTGGATCGGCATTCTCAAGCGCGTGCCGGTGAAGGACGCCGCCACCAAGCTCGAGCAGGCGCACTCGATCCTGCGCAGCCGCCTCAACTTCCAGGGCACGGTGATGACCTTCTCCACGGAGCGCTCGGACGCGCTGTGGTGGCTGATGGTCTCCACCGACGTGAACGCGAATCGCGCGCTGCTCGCGGTGCTCGAGGAAGGCGCCTGGAAGGAAGACATCGGCCGGCTCGTGCGCGGTGCTCTCTCGCGCCAGTTGCGCGGCGTGTGGAGCACGACAGTCGCCAACGCTTGGGGCACGGTTGCGATGGAGCGCTATGCCGAAGTGTTCGAGAAGGTTCCCGCGACGGGCACGACCGTGGTCTCGTTCTCGCATTCGGACCACAAGATGGAAGTCGGCGCCGATCGCGTGATGAAAGACTTCGCGTGGCCCGCGCAGCGCGAGCGCCTGGCACTCGAGCACAAGGGCGAAGGCAAGCCCTGGGTGATCGTGCAATCGCGTGCGGCACTCCCGCTCAAGCAACCGCTCGAAACCGGCTACAAGATCCGCCGCACGGTGAAAAGCGTCGAGCAGAAGGACCCGTCGGCCTACTCGCGCGGCGACGTCTATCGCGTGACGCTCGAGATCGAGGCGCAGTCGGACATGACGTGGGTCGTCGTCGACGATCCGATTCCCTCGGGGGCCACGATCCTGGGTTCGGGTCTCGGCGGTGATTCAGCCACCCTCACCCGCGGCGAGCGCCGCGAAGGCTGGGCATGGCCCGCGTACATCGAGCGCACCTTCTCGGCCTACCGCGCGTACTACGCGTACGTACCCAAGGGGAAGTTCACGGTGGAGTACACCGCGCGCCTCAACAACGCCGGGCGCTTCGATCTACCGGCCACGCGCGTCGAGGCGATGTACGCGCCGGAGATGCTGGGTGAGACGCCGAACCCGTCGATCGAGGTGAAGCCTTGA
- the pbpC gene encoding penicillin-binding protein 1C produces the protein MLFRSVTLKRFACATFLGVALASIATVLSLAIAPYPVVDLDAVRLSWRSADAWLLDRHGQPLSKVRVDHKSRRGEWVGIRDVSPSLIEAVISTEDKRFRQHEGVDWLGMMGAAKQSTLGERRGGSTITMQLAAHLNPELEMGGQRGFIDKWRQMRQALAIERMWTKEQVLEAWLNLTPFRGEIEGVDAASRALAGKRPAGLDRGEAAILTALVRAPNAPAVRVARRACAIFENDELACRKAERIASEVLAGRHFRVGVEGDAPHAARRLLKESGQLQISSLDARTQRFARDSLARHLRELEGRNVQDGAVVVLDNKTGEVLAYVGSSGELSRSADVDGAAARRQAGSTLKPFLYELAIEERMLTAASILDDSPLAITTAAGLYVPQNYDRSFKGPVSLRVALAGSLNVPAVRTLGLIGYQPFHARLRALGLDTLDRDAEHYGYGLALGGGEVTLLQLTNAYRALANHGEYSPVRFARSMDALPHRVVMDPTSAFIISDVLADSGARAITFGLASPLSTRYRASVKTGTSKDMRDNWAVGYTEHFTVGVWVGNFAGDAMHDVSGVTGAAPVWRDVMDFMHANGVPGTTKPPEGVIHASVRFANGLEPDREEWFVAGTQAASITAVATPAGKPRLEAPANGAIFALDPDIPGSRQRIVLRARGAEQDSRFVLPDGRKVAAAQPFLWNPAPGRHRVALVDGRGAELDHASFEVRK, from the coding sequence GTGTTGTTCCGTAGCGTCACCCTCAAGCGATTCGCCTGCGCCACCTTCCTGGGCGTCGCGCTCGCGTCTATCGCGACGGTCCTGTCGTTGGCCATCGCGCCCTATCCGGTCGTGGACCTCGACGCGGTGCGCCTGTCGTGGCGCTCGGCCGATGCGTGGCTGCTCGATCGCCACGGCCAGCCGCTTTCGAAGGTTCGTGTCGATCACAAGAGCCGGCGCGGCGAGTGGGTCGGGATCCGCGACGTGTCGCCATCGCTCATCGAAGCGGTGATCTCCACCGAGGACAAGCGCTTCCGCCAGCACGAAGGCGTGGACTGGCTCGGGATGATGGGCGCGGCCAAGCAGTCGACGCTGGGCGAGCGGCGCGGCGGCAGCACGATCACGATGCAGCTCGCGGCACACCTCAACCCCGAGCTGGAGATGGGCGGCCAGCGCGGCTTCATCGACAAGTGGCGCCAGATGCGCCAGGCGCTCGCGATCGAGCGCATGTGGACGAAGGAACAGGTTCTCGAGGCGTGGCTCAACCTCACGCCTTTCCGCGGCGAGATCGAAGGCGTCGATGCTGCGTCGCGTGCACTCGCGGGAAAGCGCCCTGCGGGACTTGATCGCGGCGAGGCGGCGATTCTCACGGCACTTGTTCGTGCCCCCAACGCGCCGGCAGTCCGCGTTGCGCGCCGCGCGTGCGCGATCTTCGAGAACGATGAGCTCGCGTGTCGCAAGGCCGAGCGCATCGCCTCCGAAGTGCTTGCAGGTCGGCATTTCCGGGTCGGCGTCGAAGGCGACGCGCCGCACGCCGCTCGCCGACTGCTGAAGGAGTCGGGCCAACTCCAGATCTCCTCCCTCGATGCACGCACCCAACGTTTCGCCCGCGATTCGCTCGCACGGCATCTCCGTGAGCTCGAAGGCCGCAACGTGCAGGACGGCGCTGTGGTCGTGCTGGATAACAAGACGGGCGAAGTCCTTGCGTACGTCGGATCGAGCGGCGAGCTTTCGCGCTCCGCCGACGTCGATGGCGCCGCCGCGCGCCGCCAGGCGGGCTCGACCCTCAAGCCCTTCCTCTACGAGCTCGCGATCGAGGAGCGCATGCTGACCGCGGCCTCGATCCTCGATGACTCCCCGCTCGCGATCACCACCGCGGCCGGCCTCTACGTTCCGCAGAACTACGATCGCAGCTTCAAGGGGCCGGTGAGCTTGCGCGTGGCGCTGGCCGGCTCATTGAACGTGCCCGCCGTCCGCACGCTGGGTCTGATCGGCTACCAGCCGTTCCACGCGCGCCTGCGCGCGCTCGGCCTCGACACGCTCGACCGCGACGCCGAGCACTACGGCTACGGCCTGGCCCTCGGCGGCGGCGAAGTGACGCTGCTCCAACTCACCAACGCCTATCGCGCGCTTGCGAATCACGGTGAGTATTCGCCAGTGCGCTTTGCCCGCTCGATGGACGCACTGCCGCACCGCGTCGTCATGGATCCGACCTCTGCATTCATCATCTCCGACGTCCTCGCCGATTCAGGCGCGCGCGCGATCACCTTCGGCCTCGCCAGCCCGCTCTCCACCCGCTACCGCGCGAGCGTGAAGACCGGCACCAGCAAGGACATGCGCGACAACTGGGCCGTGGGCTACACCGAGCACTTCACGGTGGGCGTGTGGGTCGGCAACTTCGCGGGCGATGCGATGCACGACGTCTCCGGCGTCACGGGCGCCGCGCCGGTATGGCGTGACGTGATGGACTTCATGCATGCGAACGGCGTCCCGGGCACGACGAAACCGCCGGAAGGCGTGATCCACGCTTCGGTGCGATTCGCCAACGGCCTCGAGCCGGATCGCGAGGAGTGGTTCGTCGCAGGAACGCAGGCAGCATCGATCACGGCCGTCGCGACACCGGCGGGCAAGCCCCGCCTCGAAGCACCCGCGAACGGCGCGATCTTCGCACTGGATCCGGATATTCCCGGGTCGCGGCAGCGCATCGTGCTGCGCGCTCGTGGCGCTGAACAAGATTCACGCTTCGTGCTGCCCGATGGCCGCAAAGTTGCGGCAGCTCAGCCATTCCTCTGGAATCCGGCGCCGGGCAGGCATCGCGTCGCCTTGGTTGATGGTCGCGGCGCCGAGCTGGATCACGCGAGCTTCGAAGTCCGGAAGTAG
- a CDS encoding PH domain-containing protein, translating to MGLFGGVLGNASKIDSSRIQAEFSPVLTEGEVVEHAYQLIRDYFVFTNRRLVVVDKHGITGSKVEYHSIPHKAISHFSVETGGAFDLDAELKIRISSNPVPIQKTFNKSSASTRCRASSRAMS from the coding sequence GTGGGACTTTTCGGCGGCGTGCTCGGTAACGCATCCAAGATCGACAGTTCCAGAATCCAGGCAGAGTTTTCTCCGGTCCTGACCGAAGGTGAAGTCGTCGAGCATGCCTACCAGCTCATCCGCGACTACTTCGTGTTCACCAACAGGCGCCTGGTGGTGGTCGACAAGCATGGCATCACCGGCAGCAAGGTCGAGTACCACTCCATCCCGCACAAGGCAATCTCCCACTTCAGCGTGGAGACGGGCGGGGCTTTCGATCTCGATGCCGAGCTGAAGATCAGGATCTCGAGTAATCCCGTCCCGATCCAGAAGACCTTCAACAAAAGCTCAGCATCAACGAGGTGCAGAGCGTCCTCGCGAGCTATGTCCTGA